The genomic segment ctcctcaTCCACACGGGACGCGCcgatgcgtcgtcgtcgtcgacgcggccatcgcgcttCCTCGtcacgacgcgtcgctccaccgccgccgccgccgccgacgccacgaACCCGCGGAGGTCGGACCCGCCATCCTCCCCATCCccgtccgtcgtcgacgccaccgacgacgcctccgtcgccttcgcgaACCTCCGCCCGAAACTCCACCcgaagctcctcgccgccctccatcgcgcggggttcgtgcacgcgacgccgctgcaGACCCGAGCGGTGCCCGCGACGTTGGACGCGTCACCGGATGGAGCGACCCGAGACgtggtggtcgccgccgagaccggGTCAGGCAAGACGCTCGCGTACCTCGTGCCGGTCTTCTCAAACCTCCTGTTCCACGGgcacgggggcgacgggggcggcgatgAGCACGGGGCGATGAGATCGAACGgtcggctcggcgcgctcatccTGGCTCCCAACTCCACGCTGTGCGAGCAGGTGAAGAGGGTGGCGGACTCGCTGGtgggggacgacggcgaaccgTTACTCGTaacgcgcgcgctcaccccgGACACGTCCATGCCCTCGCCGGTATCGTCGGGATCGTCGGGATACGAAGCGTCGTCGGGCACGAACCGAGGGTtgcccgacgtcgtcgtcgccacccccgcgagagccgccgaggacgtgctCGAGTTTACCAAAGGCGGTTGGCGTCGGGGTAACtttgcccccgccgcgacgcacatAAGGCACGTCGtcttcgacgaggcggatcAGCTGCTGTCGGGCGGGTACCTGCGGCCCGTGCGCGGGGCGTTCGACGTGCTGTACCGGgaggagaagctcgcggcgttgggtCTAACCGTCCCGGGATCGAATCCCGAAGGGGGGGGCGACTTTAACGTCTTTAACAGTTTGGAAGGACCCGAACAGTCCGAGTGGGCCGGCGATAAGTCGAGGCCCAAGGACGGGGGCGACAGGGCTTGGTCCGCCGATCACGACGACAtcaacgtcgtcgccaagcgGAAGGGCAAGTCGCGGATGGGCAAGGGTGCGGCGTTGGGTGGTAAGGGCGagatcggcgtcggcgaagggaGGGATTTCCGCAGGCAGTACGtattcgcggcggcgacggtgatgaGCAACGGGAAAAAGACGCCGGGGGCGATGATTCGGCACGGCTTTCCCGACGCGCGATGGATCGAGGGCAGGCGTCTGCAcaaggcggtggcgacggtggACCAGACGTGGGTCAAGGTgacggcctcgacgcgcgcggacgcgctcggccgcgcgctcgccctcggcgacgagaagAGACAACGCGATCGAACGTTGGTTTTCGTCAACTCCACCAGAGCGTGCGAGGAGGTGACGGCGGAGCTCATCAGGCAGgggctctccgccgccgccttccacGCCGAGGTGGGCACCCGCGAGCGTAGTAGCCGGTTGGTGTCGTTGGCGAACGGAGACGTCACCGTGCTCGTGTGCAccgactcggcggcgaggggcgtgGACGTACCGGAGGTTGTCCACGTGGTGCAAGCTGAATTTGCCGCAAACGCGGTGGATTACCTTCACAGGATCGGTCGaaccgcgcggtgcggcgcgagcgggcgaGTGACCAACTTGGTGTCCAACGCGGACGCTgacctcgtggacgcggtgcgtgccgcggaggcggcgggcgcgccggtggaggGGGCGTTCAGTCGCAAGAGGAGCTTTCGTAAAAAGTTCAAAAAGTACGGcccgtcgcgcacggcgccgcaAAACAGGCGATGATCATTAGGGTCGTTTTATGATACATCCCTTCTTACGTACCGAGGTAAAAGTTAGACTATCGTGGTGCCATCGTAAAACCCTTGACTTGCTCGCGGTGGTAACTTATTAGCCAGAGGATCAAATCTCGGTGGCGTAGTTGCCGATGGCGCTTCCCTGGACGTATCCCATGTTCGATAGCTTCTTCATCTCCGCCGTCACCTTCTCCCTGTGCAGCGACATCGCCGTCTTAccgtccacctcgcgcgtCAGGTTCACgtccgcacccgccgcgcgcagcgcgtTCAGAGCCCCCGCGTGCCcgttctccgccgccatcatcgcggcggtTGACCCGCCCCCATTCGCGCCCGATCCGAAatcgctcctcgcgtcgacgtccgcgcccctgTCCACCAGCACCGCGATGCACGCCACGTGgccgaacctcgcggcggccatcagCGCCGTCATCCCGTTCCTCGGGTCCCTGCACTCCGTGCTCACGCCGACGGTCTCGGACAGCAGCACGTCCaacacctcggcggcgccccgccccgcgcacTCGATGCCCATCGTGCATCGTAAGCGCCCGTCCGGATCATCGGACCCTACGTCTTCGAAGAGCCCGAGGGATGCGCCGCGGTCCAGGAGCAGGCGCAGGGACTTGGCGCtgcccgcgcgggtcgcggcgagcgcggcggcgcgaacctgcgcgtcgcggatcttcgcggtcgacgcgtccggcgcggggaggtACACGGAATCCATCAACTCTCGCGTCTTTTTCCAgtcgtcggcttcggcggctgCCATGAGGTGCGGGTACTGCGCGaagagggcgtcgacgtagTCGCGCTGGTCCTTCTTGTTCGCGGCGGaatgcgcgacgccgaggttcCAGCTGCcgggggtgccgccgcctcgagacgacgacgccgaggcggcggcggcgacgcgcgagcgacggtgAGCGAGTCTCACCGAAGAATCATcgccccctcgcgccgactGCGttgggacgcgcggggcgacgcgagtcCACGCGCGATGTCGGCATCGCCGTCGTTCATCCTCCCTCCCGGCGTGAGCGCACCGCgatgccgcggcggacggcgcgggcgcggtcgtcgcgcggaaCATCCCGCGACGAGTGGTGCTACTGCCAGTGgggcgccccggcgtcgaccgccaGACACGACTCTTGACGCTTCATCAATCGGGAGACGGAGAATCGTCGGGTCGATGCCAGCTGGCGTTCCCGCTCAAttcgcgagacgcgcgagccaGCCGGATAGGGGCGGGAGGATGGGGTTGCGCCGAGCCTTAGCCGCGCCCCTCCAGGCGTCCCCGTTcatcctcgcctccctctACGCCATCGTCCGCGCTCTGCTCAAGGAGCGCCCTTGGTCCAcccaggcgcgcgcgcagaAGGAGCTCACGGACTCGATCCCGCGCGTATCCCCCGGCACCCGCGTCTGCGTCTACGGACTCAGCGCCAATCCCCCcacgggcgagggcggacaCGCCACGATCGTCGCGCACCTTCGCCGCATGTTCGACGAGGTGTGGGTCCTCCCGGTGTACAGGCACGCGTTCGAGAGCAAGAGCAACCTCGCGCCCTACGACCATCGCGTGCGGATGTGCGAACTCGCGTTCGGGCTGGGGAACATGACCGAGCAACAACGACGGACGGAGAAGGTGAAGGTCTTGGACGTCGAGCGAGCGGtggtccgcgcggcgtgggaCAGGCACAGGGTCGCGGAGGAAGAAGCcaaacgcgtccgcgcggacgcccacgcgcggcggggcggcggagggggcgacgcgtcgtcctcatcatcatctcgcggaggcgacggaccTAATTCCACCCCAGGCGCCCAATCGACCGCCTCGgagtcgtccgcggcgccctcgccgaagGCGCGAAAGACCCCGCCGATGagcccgtccgcgtccaccgcgtccgacgcgctACATATATCCCCGTTCAAgtccccgacgacgatcggcgcggaACCCAGCGCGGGGCCCGGTGCGACGAACGTTCGAGCGCATCATTCCGAACGTCATccgcacagctgtgttcCGCCGCCCAAGGTGGGATCCTTCGACGTCATCACCGCGATTCGCGAGGCGaacccgttcgcgtcgttc from the Micromonas commoda chromosome 15, complete sequence genome contains:
- a CDS encoding predicted protein, whose translation is MGLRRALAAPLQASPFILASLYAIVRALLKERPWSTQARAQKELTDSIPRVSPGTRVCVYGLSANPPTGEGGHATIVAHLRRMFDEVWVLPVYRHAFESKSNLAPYDHRVRMCELAFGLGNMTEQQRRTEKVKVLDVERAVVRAAWDRHRVAEEEAKRVRADAHARRGGGGGDASSSSSSRGGDGPNSTPGAQSTASESSAAPSPKARKTPPMSPSASTASDALHISPFKSPTTIGAEPSAGPGATNVRAHHSERHPHSCVPPPKVGSFDVITAIREANPFASFSWCLGADTFADLRRGRWRNGAEFAALCTQLYVVPRVGGAGAAWEEIEMGTTYGDEHGDGDGDDEHEIDALLSGMGGDGGLGGDGAEGGAEGGAEGSGAFGDAGLVRVDNASVMDIPGMSADVSSTAVRDALRRRRRRLHERDRANGKAFTPESSDGMEMGGRGADLLLDEATLATAVSEDVLRYAVEHGLYA
- a CDS encoding predicted protein → MFRATTAPAPSAAASRCAHAGREDERRRCRHRAWTRVAPRVPTQSARGGDDSSVRLAHRRSRVAAAASASSSRGGGTPGSWNLGVAHSAANKKDQRDYVDALFAQYPHLMAAAEADDWKKTRELMDSVYLPAPDASTAKIRDAQVRAAALAATRAGSAKSLRLLLDRGASLGLFEDVGSDDPDGRLRCTMGIECAGRGAAEVLDVLLSETVGVSTECRDPRNGMTALMAAARFGHVACIAVLVDRGADVDARSDFGSGANGGGSTAAMMAAENGHAGALNALRAAGADVNLTREVDGKTAMSLHREKVTAEMKKLSNMGYVQGSAIGNYATEI
- a CDS encoding predicted protein, with the protein product MRASAPGCTSRGARVGPGANGIKATARILASGVRRGATATVARASRPSTVVAMPFAPGPTRRAIAALTMRARLLIHTGRADASSSSTRPSRFLVTTRRSTAAAAADATNPRRSDPPSSPSPSVVDATDDASVAFANLRPKLHPKLLAALHRAGFVHATPLQTRAVPATLDASPDGATRDVVVAAETGSGKTLAYLVPVFSNLLFHGHGGDGGGDEHGAMRSNGRLGALILAPNSTLCEQVKRVADSLVGDDGEPLLVTRALTPDTSMPSPVSSGSSGYEASSGTNRGLPDVVVATPARAAEDVLEFTKGGWRRGNFAPAATHIRHVVFDEADQLLSGGYLRPVRGAFDVLYREEKLAALGLTVPGSNPEGGGDFNVFNSLEGPEQSEWAGDKSRPKDGGDRAWSADHDDINVVAKRKGKSRMGKGAALGGKGEIGVGEGRDFRRQYVFAAATVMSNGKKTPGAMIRHGFPDARWIEGRRLHKAVATVDQTWVKVTASTRADALGRALALGDEKRQRDRTLVFVNSTRACEEVTAELIRQGLSAAAFHAEVGTRERSSRLVSLANGDVTVLVCTDSAARGVDVPEVVHVVQAEFAANAVDYLHRIGRTARCGASGRVTNLVSNADADLVDAVRAAEAAGAPVEGAFSRKRSFRKKFKKYGPSRTAPQNRR